In a genomic window of Sporohalobacter salinus:
- a CDS encoding PRK06851 family protein: MEKGSIINFFPGGNTAQGFYSFYNYLPYNADHVFIIKGGPGTGKSTFMKKIGQKMIEEGYDIEFHWCSSDNNSLDGVVIKDLQVAFLDGTAPHLIDPEDPGAVDEIINLGRYWNRDLLKEYRKEIKQLNSQIWDQFQQAYDDLAIAKSFYDKWKSHYIEALDSQKVDRRIKKLKTKIFDSNDIADKRGEERRLFASALTPQGPVNYLNNITKNIEKRYILKGKPGSGKERLTEEIAEEALKQGYKVYFYHCAFDPEKIDTIIIPELDTALINGTLPHKVEPKQKNDKIINMLDCIDQQMKNKFETNPLEAEKNYQDLLSKAISKIAKAKSLHDDLEEYYIEAMDFTAIDNLREKIVSELLNEN, encoded by the coding sequence ATGGAAAAAGGCAGTATAATTAATTTCTTTCCTGGGGGAAACACAGCACAAGGCTTCTACTCTTTTTATAATTACTTACCATATAATGCTGATCATGTATTTATAATCAAAGGTGGACCAGGAACAGGTAAATCTACTTTTATGAAAAAAATTGGTCAAAAAATGATAGAAGAAGGTTACGATATTGAATTCCACTGGTGTTCATCAGACAACAATTCTTTAGACGGGGTAGTAATTAAAGATCTACAAGTAGCTTTCTTAGATGGAACTGCTCCCCATTTAATAGATCCTGAAGATCCAGGAGCTGTAGATGAAATTATAAATTTAGGTCGCTACTGGAACCGCGATCTATTAAAAGAATATAGAAAGGAAATAAAACAGCTTAACAGTCAGATATGGGATCAATTCCAGCAAGCCTACGACGATTTAGCTATAGCTAAATCTTTTTATGATAAATGGAAATCTCATTACATAGAAGCATTAGACTCACAAAAAGTCGACCGAAGAATTAAAAAACTAAAAACTAAAATCTTTGATTCCAACGATATAGCTGATAAACGAGGAGAAGAAAGGCGCCTCTTTGCTAGTGCCTTAACACCTCAAGGGCCTGTCAACTACTTAAATAATATCACTAAAAATATAGAAAAACGATATATTCTAAAAGGCAAACCCGGTAGTGGAAAAGAACGCCTAACAGAAGAAATAGCAGAAGAAGCTTTAAAACAAGGATATAAAGTTTACTTTTATCACTGTGCTTTTGATCCTGAAAAGATAGACACAATCATCATTCCTGAACTTGATACAGCATTAATCAATGGCACTTTACCTCATAAAGTAGAACCTAAACAAAAAAATGACAAAATAATTAATATGTTAGACTGCATTGACCAACAGATGAAAAATAAATTTGAAACTAATCCTTTAGAAGCAGAAAAAAATTATCAAGATTTACTCTCTAAAGCAATATCTAAAATTGCTAAAGCCAAGAGCCTTCACGATGATCTAGAAGAATATTATATAGAAGCCATGGATTTTACTGCTATTGACAACCTTAGAGAAAAAATAGTATCTGAATTATTAAATGAAAATTAA
- the glmU gene encoding bifunctional UDP-N-acetylglucosamine diphosphorylase/glucosamine-1-phosphate N-acetyltransferase GlmU has product MSELATIILAAGKGTRMKSELPKVLHQIGGKSMVEHIISTANNLNPTLNIAVIGYKGELVKSKLEGSNVNFAYQKEQLGTGHAVMQAEKLLSDFAGSVLVLCGDTPLLTADTLDRLFKQQQREDVEATVLTTEVNDPSGYGRIVRDQAGNVAKIVEDKDATAEQRKINEINTGTYCFDSKLLFSALDKIDNENAQGEYYLTDIIEVFREENNQVAAVVTNDESETLGVNTRRHLVQAGNTLQKRICNQHLENGVTIIDPENTFIDQEVEIGKDVVIYPFTNIEGETEIGNETIIGPQSRIIDSKLGSEVTVEHSVLRKVKIGDKTKVGPFAYLRPGTELGSEGKAGSFVEIKKSKIGDQSKVPHLSYIGDTRIGQEVNIGAGTITANYDGEEKHKTEIQDQVFIGSNSTLVAPIRVGQSAVTGAGSVVTKDVADNTLVLGVPAKEKDFDEKD; this is encoded by the coding sequence ATGTCAGAATTAGCCACTATTATTTTGGCAGCTGGAAAAGGAACGCGAATGAAGTCTGAATTACCTAAAGTATTACATCAAATCGGCGGAAAGTCAATGGTAGAACATATTATTTCTACTGCTAACAATCTTAATCCGACTTTGAATATAGCTGTTATTGGTTATAAAGGTGAACTAGTTAAATCTAAATTAGAAGGATCAAATGTTAATTTTGCTTATCAAAAGGAGCAGCTTGGAACCGGGCATGCTGTAATGCAGGCTGAAAAGTTACTTTCAGATTTTGCCGGTTCCGTATTAGTTTTATGTGGTGATACACCGCTGCTTACTGCAGATACTTTAGATAGATTATTTAAACAACAGCAGCGTGAGGATGTTGAAGCTACTGTACTGACTACAGAAGTTAATGATCCTTCTGGTTACGGACGGATTGTTCGTGATCAAGCAGGAAATGTTGCAAAAATTGTAGAGGATAAAGATGCTACTGCTGAACAAAGAAAGATCAATGAGATTAATACCGGGACTTATTGTTTTGATAGTAAACTTTTATTTTCAGCTTTAGATAAAATTGATAATGAAAATGCTCAGGGAGAATATTATTTAACTGATATCATTGAAGTTTTTAGAGAAGAAAATAATCAGGTGGCGGCAGTAGTAACTAATGATGAATCGGAAACATTAGGAGTTAATACTAGGCGTCATTTAGTTCAGGCTGGGAATACTTTGCAGAAACGAATATGTAATCAACATTTGGAGAATGGAGTAACTATTATTGATCCTGAAAATACCTTTATTGATCAGGAGGTGGAGATTGGGAAAGATGTTGTTATTTATCCTTTCACTAATATAGAGGGGGAAACTGAAATAGGTAATGAGACCATTATTGGTCCTCAGAGTAGAATTATAGATTCTAAGCTAGGTTCTGAAGTAACTGTAGAACATTCTGTTCTTCGCAAAGTAAAGATTGGGGATAAAACGAAAGTAGGTCCCTTTGCTTATCTACGACCAGGAACTGAACTTGGAAGTGAAGGAAAGGCTGGCAGTTTTGTAGAAATTAAGAAGTCTAAAATTGGTGATCAAAGTAAAGTACCTCATTTAAGCTACATAGGAGATACTAGAATCGGACAAGAGGTTAATATTGGAGCAGGTACCATTACAGCTAATTATGACGGGGAAGAAAAGCATAAGACAGAGATTCAAGATCAGGTATTTATAGGTAGTAATTCTACTTTGGTTGCTCCTATTAGGGTTGGTCAAAGTGCTGTTACTGGAGCTGGTTCGGTAGTTACCAAAGATGTAGCTGATAATACTTTAGTATTGGGGGTGCCGGCTAAAGAAAAAGATTTTGATGAGAAAGATTAA
- a CDS encoding MerR family transcriptional regulator has product MTNIDPDTSVYSIGVVKEMTGLTRRQIRYYEEVDLIKPARTEGNQRIYSENDIERLKKIKELLAGGLNIAGVQKQLGTVSKLKEEKEQKKEDIELADKLSKVSTKKLSSLYPVSNRADLVKLLKEEEEEE; this is encoded by the coding sequence ATGACAAATATTGATCCTGATACTTCTGTCTATTCAATTGGAGTAGTAAAAGAAATGACTGGTTTAACTAGAAGACAGATTCGTTATTATGAAGAAGTAGATTTGATTAAACCGGCTCGAACAGAAGGTAATCAACGAATTTACTCAGAAAATGATATAGAAAGATTAAAGAAAATTAAGGAGCTCTTGGCAGGAGGTTTAAATATTGCTGGTGTTCAAAAACAATTAGGAACAGTTTCTAAATTAAAAGAAGAAAAAGAGCAGAAGAAAGAAGATATTGAGTTGGCTGATAAACTTTCTAAGGTTAGTACCAAAAAATTGAGTTCGCTATATCCGGTATCTAATAGAGCTGATTTAGTAAAGTTATTAAAGGAAGAAGAAGAAGAAGAGTGA
- a CDS encoding N-acyl-D-amino-acid deacylase family protein has product MVLDLKLSDGIIVDGTGKDRFQADVGIKNGKIEKVGNLKELTARREYDINGLIVTPGFIDIHSHSKYSILANPQATGKIYQGVTTEVVGNCGASAAPVTDKNIKSVQDKLAKYNLNLKWRDFAGYFRELERRGSALNLISLVGHGMLRKSVMGDAPRQPTNQELSKMKQLLAKALKDGAWGLSTGLIYPPSSYADTKELIELTKVVAEYNGIYATHLRSEGNELVKAVKEAIKIGQETGASVEISHHKALEKRNWGKVDKTLDLIIKAKKSGLDINCDMYPYLATSTGLAALLPSKIKRGGKNKVLERLKNRKFREEIKEYWKQEDQKEPWDKIFIAEVNNEDNKALEGESIARIAERRNQNSADVVISLLIEEKLQINMNKFSISETDLRKVLRFSGTMIGSDSLTRAKDGLLDQGKFHPRAYGTFPRIINKFVEEEELFTLEEAIKKMTLLPAEKLGLSNRGRIAVGSKADLAIFDLAEFKDRATYQFPHQYAQGVQYLVIDGQFVVEDSRQTALLPGRILTEYN; this is encoded by the coding sequence ATGGTACTTGATTTAAAATTAAGTGATGGTATTATCGTAGATGGAACTGGGAAAGATAGGTTTCAGGCTGATGTTGGAATAAAAAATGGAAAGATTGAAAAAGTGGGTAATCTAAAAGAGTTAACTGCTCGTAGGGAATACGACATTAATGGTTTGATTGTTACACCGGGATTTATAGATATTCATTCCCATTCTAAATATTCAATTTTGGCTAATCCTCAAGCTACAGGAAAAATCTATCAAGGAGTAACAACAGAAGTAGTAGGAAATTGTGGAGCTTCTGCTGCACCAGTTACTGATAAAAATATTAAATCGGTCCAAGATAAGTTAGCTAAATATAATCTGAATTTAAAGTGGAGAGACTTTGCAGGTTACTTTAGAGAATTGGAGAGGAGAGGAAGTGCTTTAAATTTAATTTCTTTAGTAGGTCATGGTATGTTACGAAAATCAGTTATGGGAGATGCTCCTCGGCAACCGACTAATCAAGAATTGAGTAAAATGAAACAGTTATTGGCTAAGGCCTTAAAAGATGGTGCCTGGGGATTGTCTACTGGTTTAATTTATCCTCCTTCTTCTTATGCAGATACTAAAGAGCTGATCGAACTGACTAAAGTAGTTGCTGAATATAATGGTATTTATGCTACGCATCTTAGAAGTGAAGGAAATGAATTAGTTAAAGCAGTTAAAGAAGCAATTAAAATTGGGCAAGAGACTGGGGCTTCAGTCGAAATTTCTCATCATAAAGCCCTCGAAAAGCGAAATTGGGGTAAAGTAGATAAGACTTTGGATCTAATTATTAAAGCAAAGAAATCTGGCCTTGACATTAATTGTGATATGTATCCTTATTTAGCAACTTCAACAGGTTTAGCTGCCCTACTTCCTTCTAAGATAAAACGGGGTGGAAAAAATAAGGTGCTAGAAAGATTAAAAAATAGAAAGTTTAGAGAAGAAATAAAAGAATATTGGAAGCAGGAAGATCAAAAAGAGCCTTGGGATAAGATCTTCATTGCAGAAGTAAATAATGAGGATAATAAAGCTTTAGAAGGTGAGAGTATAGCCCGGATAGCAGAGAGGAGAAATCAAAATTCAGCTGATGTAGTTATTAGTCTTTTAATTGAAGAAAAATTACAGATAAATATGAATAAATTTTCTATTTCGGAAACTGATTTGCGAAAAGTTTTGAGATTTTCTGGAACAATGATTGGTTCAGATAGTTTGACTAGAGCAAAAGATGGCTTATTAGATCAAGGGAAGTTTCATCCTCGAGCTTATGGGACTTTTCCCCGAATAATAAATAAATTTGTTGAGGAAGAAGAGCTTTTCACTTTAGAAGAAGCTATTAAGAAGATGACCCTTCTACCAGCAGAGAAACTGGGCTTAAGTAATAGGGGAAGGATAGCAGTAGGAAGCAAAGCTGATTTAGCTATTTTTGATTTAGCAGAATTTAAAGATCGAGCCACATATCAGTTTCCTCATCAGTATGCCCAAGGGGTTCAGTATTTAGTTATAGACGGGCAGTTTGTTGTTGAGGATAGCCGGCAAACTGCATTATTGCCCGGGCGAATTTTGACAGAGTATAATTAA
- the pth gene encoding aminoacyl-tRNA hydrolase translates to MKLIVGLGNPGFKYVATRHNIGFRVIDNFAAKKQIKIEKEEQEALTGSFHFKGEKVILAKPQTYMNNSGRSVGKLADWYNIALKDIIIIYDDLDLKTGQLKIKPSGGHGGHNGVKSIFNHLGTTDISRVRVGIGRPPEYMTVTDYVLGKFDNEEEDKAARAVKEAVEAIEDILLQGIEQSMNNYN, encoded by the coding sequence ATGAAGTTAATTGTTGGATTAGGGAATCCAGGATTTAAATATGTAGCAACTAGACATAATATTGGTTTTAGAGTTATTGACAACTTTGCTGCTAAAAAACAGATCAAAATTGAAAAAGAAGAACAAGAGGCTTTAACTGGAAGTTTTCATTTTAAGGGAGAGAAAGTAATTTTAGCTAAGCCTCAAACTTATATGAATAATAGCGGACGGTCAGTAGGCAAGTTAGCTGACTGGTATAATATTGCCTTAAAAGATATAATTATTATCTATGATGATCTAGATTTAAAAACTGGTCAATTAAAAATTAAACCTTCTGGTGGACATGGAGGCCATAATGGAGTTAAATCTATTTTTAATCATCTAGGAACTACTGATATTTCAAGAGTTAGAGTAGGTATTGGGAGACCACCGGAATATATGACAGTTACTGATTACGTGTTAGGAAAATTTGATAATGAAGAGGAAGATAAGGCAGCTAGAGCTGTTAAAGAAGCAGTTGAGGCTATTGAGGATATTCTACTTCAAGGAATAGAGCAGTCAATGAATAATTATAATTAA
- a CDS encoding ribose-phosphate diphosphokinase — protein MTSYKEKLKIFTGNSNPKLAKEICDYLGDSLVDADVFRFSDGEISVTIRESIRGSDVFVVQPTCPPVNENIMELLIMIDALKRASARSVTAVVPYFGYARQDRKAKPRDPISAKLISNLLTSSGADRLVSIDLHAAQIQGFFNIPVDHLLGAPILAEYFLNKDLDDTIIVAPDVGSVKRCRDFAERLDTSIAIIDKRRPEPNVSEVMNIIGDISGKNVILLDDMIDTAGTITEAARVLKNKGAKEVYACCTHPIFSGPAIDRLKESVLEEVVVTNTIPLPKEKNLDKVKVLSIAPLLGEALDRIFKDLSVSVLFD, from the coding sequence ATGACATCATATAAGGAAAAATTGAAAATATTCACAGGTAATTCGAATCCAAAGTTAGCCAAAGAGATATGTGATTATCTAGGGGATTCTTTAGTAGATGCAGACGTATTTAGATTTAGTGATGGTGAGATTAGTGTTACGATCAGAGAGAGCATTCGTGGTTCCGATGTTTTTGTTGTCCAGCCTACTTGTCCCCCGGTAAATGAAAATATCATGGAATTATTGATAATGATTGATGCACTTAAGAGAGCGTCTGCCCGTAGTGTTACAGCAGTAGTGCCTTATTTTGGTTATGCTCGACAGGATAGAAAGGCGAAACCTCGAGATCCTATTTCTGCTAAACTGATTTCGAATTTATTGACTTCATCTGGAGCAGATAGATTAGTATCTATTGACCTTCATGCGGCTCAGATTCAAGGTTTCTTTAATATTCCGGTTGATCATTTATTAGGTGCACCTATTTTAGCCGAATACTTTTTAAATAAAGATTTAGATGATACAATTATAGTAGCTCCCGATGTGGGATCAGTTAAGAGATGCCGTGATTTCGCTGAAAGGCTTGATACATCGATTGCTATTATTGATAAACGTCGTCCAGAGCCTAATGTTTCTGAAGTAATGAATATTATCGGTGATATTTCTGGTAAGAATGTTATTTTATTAGATGATATGATTGATACTGCTGGAACAATTACTGAAGCAGCTCGAGTATTAAAAAATAAAGGAGCTAAAGAGGTATATGCCTGCTGTACTCATCCAATCTTTTCTGGGCCAGCAATTGACAGATTAAAAGAATCAGTTCTGGAGGAAGTGGTAGTTACAAATACTATTCCACTGCCAAAAGAGAAAAACTTGGACAAGGTTAAAGTGTTATCAATTGCTCCTTTATTGGGTGAAGCACTTGATAGAATCTTTAAAGATTTATCAGTTAGTGTATTATTTGACTAA
- the mfd gene encoding transcription-repair coupling factor, protein MEAGLSNLLVDTEKINVLEKNIAEKLNAELTVNLSLSQRAFITANLYEKINDKLLLLTYSWQRAAELYEELLRLISPEEIFLFPQLEVLPHESIEVDISVKIQRLTVLEELITGNESIIIAPIQALLIKLPPVDIFTNYSFKLNFDSTVELKKISSQLIEQGYERVDMVEDKGNFSIRGGIIDIYPLTQRNPIRIELFGDEVESIREFDLATQRSIRELDSINIPPATEILLDSDLLQQGLDRLKKELKQNKETLIENGKKKEAKELGEKLKTDLEQIEEGIQFPAIRQYLPAFYKEMSTLLDYFNEGNLVFDSPNRIQKRALNLMEDYNELRLSLLNQGSVLSNYTDNFASFEKILTEAYDFSKLYLNKTHKIKSLRVDQKLKFNLKETPTFRGHMNHFLDEIEQLIKKKYRIAITLSTESKCKRLITALQEEGLTAFYSEEITDKLQSGNIAVTIDALQEGFSFPDLKFILFTETDIFGQSQRKKKRKTKTYDEGAKISSFEELNVGDYVVHENHGIGKYLGVKTLEVQGHNQDYLLIKYADEDKLYVPTDQVDLIQKYVGKEGSKPKLYSLSSNDWTRVKKRVKESVQEMAEELLEVYAEREVQDGYAFSEDTVWQQEFEADFPYEETPDQLKAIEEVKEDMESPQPMDRLLCGDVGYGKTEVAIRAAFKAVLDGKQVAMLVPTTILAQQHFNTFSDRFEDYPVKVEMLSRFKTAKEQKKIIEGLQQGVIDIVIGTHRILSNDINFKDLGFLIVDEEQRFGVKHKERLKQMKNSIDVLTLTATPIPRTLHMSLVGVRDMSLIETPPQNRYPIRTYVREYNKDLISEAIRKEIDRGGQVYFVHNRVKDIKKVAAEIKEILPKAEVVIAHGQMSEAKLEKIMLSFLNGEYDVLVCTTIIETGLDIPNVNTIIINDADKLGLAQLYQLRGRVGRSNRVAYAYLLYQQDQVLSEVAEKRLQAIKEFTNLGSGFKIAMRDLEIRGAGNILGPKQHGHIEAIGFSLYCKLLEQAINELKGEEDEEKAAEINIDLDLDAYIPEDYIPDSKQKIEIYKKISEIINLTEVEEIKDELRDRFGTIPQSVLNLVMISKIKVLALDIDVKSVESKDDLILINFNTADYLSGPQILQLSEEYSGQIKFKSAKEPVLKLKTKESDTETLETLIEILEFLISTQD, encoded by the coding sequence ATGGAAGCTGGATTATCTAATTTATTGGTTGATACAGAGAAAATTAATGTTCTTGAAAAGAATATTGCTGAAAAATTGAATGCTGAATTGACAGTTAATCTTTCATTATCACAGCGAGCGTTTATTACAGCAAATTTATATGAGAAGATAAATGATAAACTTTTATTGTTGACCTATAGCTGGCAGCGAGCTGCTGAGCTTTATGAAGAATTATTACGTTTAATTTCTCCTGAGGAAATTTTTCTATTTCCACAGTTAGAAGTTCTGCCTCATGAGAGTATTGAAGTTGATATTTCTGTTAAGATTCAGAGATTAACAGTTTTAGAAGAATTAATAACTGGTAATGAATCTATAATTATTGCTCCAATTCAGGCCTTATTGATTAAATTACCGCCGGTAGATATCTTTACTAATTATTCGTTTAAATTAAACTTTGACTCTACAGTAGAGTTGAAAAAGATCAGTTCTCAGCTTATAGAGCAGGGATATGAACGGGTTGATATGGTAGAGGATAAAGGGAATTTCAGTATTCGCGGTGGAATTATTGATATTTATCCTTTAACACAGAGGAATCCGATACGAATTGAGCTTTTTGGTGATGAAGTAGAATCAATTCGTGAATTTGATCTGGCTACTCAGCGTTCAATTAGAGAGTTAGACAGTATAAATATACCGCCGGCAACGGAGATTTTATTGGATTCTGATTTATTACAACAAGGACTAGATAGATTAAAAAAAGAGCTAAAACAAAATAAAGAGACTTTAATAGAAAATGGAAAGAAAAAAGAAGCTAAAGAGCTAGGAGAAAAGCTTAAGACTGACCTTGAACAGATAGAAGAGGGGATTCAGTTTCCTGCAATACGTCAGTACTTACCTGCTTTTTATAAAGAAATGTCCACATTACTCGATTATTTTAACGAAGGCAATTTAGTTTTTGATAGTCCAAATCGGATTCAAAAACGTGCTTTGAACTTAATGGAAGATTATAATGAATTACGTCTTTCATTATTAAATCAAGGTAGTGTATTAAGTAATTATACTGACAATTTTGCAAGTTTTGAAAAAATATTAACTGAAGCTTATGATTTTTCTAAATTATATTTAAATAAAACTCATAAAATAAAGAGTTTACGGGTTGATCAAAAATTAAAATTTAATTTAAAAGAAACTCCAACATTTAGAGGACATATGAATCACTTTTTAGATGAAATAGAGCAGTTAATAAAGAAGAAATATAGAATTGCTATTACCTTGTCTACTGAAAGTAAATGTAAAAGATTAATTACTGCTTTGCAGGAAGAAGGGTTGACAGCTTTTTATAGTGAAGAAATTACAGATAAATTACAGTCAGGTAATATAGCTGTTACTATTGATGCTTTACAAGAGGGGTTCTCATTTCCTGACTTGAAGTTCATTTTATTTACTGAAACTGATATTTTTGGGCAGAGTCAACGTAAAAAGAAACGAAAAACAAAGACTTATGATGAAGGCGCCAAAATTTCTTCTTTTGAAGAGTTAAACGTAGGTGATTATGTAGTTCATGAAAATCATGGAATTGGAAAATATTTAGGAGTTAAGACTCTAGAAGTTCAGGGGCATAATCAGGATTACCTATTGATTAAGTATGCTGATGAAGATAAGCTCTATGTACCGACAGATCAGGTGGATTTAATTCAAAAGTATGTTGGAAAAGAAGGTAGTAAACCTAAATTATATAGTCTAAGTAGTAATGATTGGACGCGGGTCAAAAAGAGAGTTAAGGAATCAGTTCAGGAGATGGCTGAGGAACTTTTAGAGGTCTATGCTGAGCGAGAAGTGCAGGACGGTTATGCTTTTAGTGAGGATACTGTCTGGCAGCAAGAGTTTGAGGCTGACTTTCCTTATGAAGAGACTCCTGATCAACTTAAAGCTATCGAAGAAGTAAAAGAGGATATGGAATCACCGCAGCCTATGGATCGGCTTCTTTGTGGTGATGTTGGTTATGGTAAGACTGAAGTAGCTATTAGAGCTGCTTTTAAAGCGGTATTAGATGGAAAACAGGTAGCTATGTTAGTACCGACTACTATTTTAGCTCAACAGCATTTTAATACCTTTAGTGATAGATTTGAGGATTATCCTGTTAAGGTAGAGATGTTGAGTAGATTTAAAACCGCCAAAGAACAAAAGAAGATAATTGAAGGTTTACAGCAAGGCGTAATAGATATTGTTATTGGGACTCATAGAATATTATCTAACGATATTAATTTTAAGGATTTGGGTTTTCTGATTGTAGATGAAGAACAGCGTTTTGGTGTTAAGCATAAAGAAAGATTAAAGCAAATGAAGAATAGTATAGATGTTTTAACGTTGACAGCAACACCTATTCCCCGTACACTTCATATGTCATTAGTCGGAGTTAGAGATATGAGTTTAATTGAGACACCTCCACAGAATAGATATCCGATTAGAACTTATGTTAGGGAATATAATAAAGATTTAATTAGTGAAGCTATTCGTAAAGAAATAGATCGGGGAGGACAGGTCTATTTTGTTCATAATCGAGTTAAGGATATTAAGAAAGTAGCAGCAGAAATTAAAGAAATATTGCCGAAGGCTGAAGTAGTAATTGCTCATGGACAGATGAGTGAAGCAAAATTAGAGAAGATTATGTTATCTTTTTTAAATGGCGAATATGATGTATTAGTCTGTACTACTATTATTGAAACTGGCCTTGATATTCCTAATGTCAATACGATAATCATCAATGATGCTGATAAGTTAGGACTTGCTCAGCTCTATCAGCTGCGCGGTAGAGTAGGGCGGAGTAATAGAGTGGCTTATGCCTATTTGCTTTACCAACAGGATCAAGTTTTATCAGAGGTGGCTGAAAAACGCTTACAAGCTATAAAAGAATTTACTAATTTAGGTTCTGGTTTTAAGATAGCTATGCGGGATTTAGAAATTAGAGGTGCTGGTAATATTTTAGGGCCAAAGCAGCATGGTCATATTGAAGCAATTGGTTTTTCACTTTATTGTAAGCTTTTAGAGCAGGCAATTAATGAATTGAAAGGGGAAGAAGATGAAGAGAAAGCTGCTGAAATAAATATAGATTTAGATCTGGATGCTTATATTCCTGAAGATTATATACCTGATTCAAAACAGAAGATAGAAATTTATAAAAAAATCTCTGAAATTATAAATTTAACTGAAGTTGAAGAGATTAAAGATGAATTAAGAGATAGATTTGGAACTATACCCCAATCTGTATTAAACTTAGTTATGATTTCTAAAATTAAGGTTTTAGCTTTAGATATAGATGTGAAAAGTGTTGAAAGTAAAGATGATTTGATATTGATTAATTTTAATACAGCAGATTATCTTTCTGGGCCACAGATACTTCAATTAAGTGAAGAATATTCAGGACAAATTAAATTTAAATCAGCAAAGGAACCAGTATTGAAGCTTAAGACAAAAGAGAGTGATACTGAAACTTTAGAAACTTTAATTGAAATTTTGGAATTTTTAATTTCTACTCAAGACTAG
- a CDS encoding 50S ribosomal protein L25, which yields MERVQLDVELRDETGTGSARRLREQGLVPGVVYGRDQEPINLKLDATELAEVTGGNAIIDLQIDDEERTVMVKDVQKDVITDEYLHVDFHQIALDEPIVVEIPISLEGVAEGVREGGVLQKTLRKVEVECLPTEIPSDLKLDISELEVGESLHVGDLEAGEGVELTTSGDEVVVTVVAPTELDLDEDEEELEEEVITEPEVIGEEPDEEEGEEAEVEIDEE from the coding sequence ATGGAACGTGTACAACTTGATGTTGAGTTAAGAGATGAAACTGGAACAGGATCAGCTCGTAGATTAAGAGAACAGGGATTAGTTCCTGGAGTTGTTTATGGTCGTGATCAGGAACCGATTAATTTAAAATTAGATGCTACAGAGCTAGCAGAGGTAACAGGTGGAAATGCTATTATTGATTTACAGATTGATGATGAAGAGAGAACAGTTATGGTTAAAGATGTACAGAAAGATGTAATTACTGATGAATATTTACATGTAGATTTTCATCAGATTGCTCTTGATGAACCGATTGTAGTAGAGATTCCAATTTCTCTTGAAGGTGTTGCTGAAGGAGTAAGAGAAGGAGGAGTTTTACAGAAAACGCTTAGAAAAGTAGAGGTTGAATGTTTACCAACAGAAATTCCATCTGATTTAAAGCTGGATATTTCTGAGTTAGAGGTTGGAGAGTCCTTACATGTAGGCGATTTAGAAGCTGGTGAAGGGGTTGAACTCACAACTTCTGGCGACGAAGTAGTAGTTACAGTTGTTGCTCCTACTGAACTTGACCTTGATGAGGATGAAGAAGAATTAGAAGAAGAAGTTATTACTGAACCAGAAGTTATCGGTGAAGAGCCAGATGAAGAAGAAGGCGAAGAAGCCGAAGTTGAAATAGATGAAGAGTAA
- a CDS encoding anti-sigma-F factor Fin, protein MDLVYYCSQCNTIVDRLEVDVEEITEDKLGFSILTPAEKEDIINKTEDEIKIGIICDDCEAEDDLISLVNKNLIH, encoded by the coding sequence ATGGATTTAGTCTATTATTGCAGTCAGTGTAATACCATAGTTGATAGATTAGAAGTTGATGTAGAAGAAATAACTGAAGATAAATTAGGATTTTCTATCTTGACTCCTGCTGAAAAAGAAGATATAATTAATAAAACAGAAGATGAAATTAAAATTGGAATTATATGTGATGATTGTGAAGCAGAGGACGATTTAATTTCTTTAGTGAATAAGAATTTAATTCATTAA